GCTGAAGAGACACTTCTGGAACATGCTGTCTGTGAAGAAGGTCTGGCAGAAGGACAATATCAGTGACTGGATAAGTGATCAAGAGCAACTTCTGGCAGAAAACGGTGTCCCCAGGTACATGCGAGATCGTTTCATGTTCATGCTCCTCTGGGCATCCCAAGGCAACACGGGCCCTACTGCGTTCTGGCTCCTCTTGTATCTGCTGAAGCATCCAGAGGCTCTGAAGGCTGTGAGAGATGAGGTGGATAAAGTCTTGAGGGAGAGTGGGCAGGAAGTTAAGGCAGGGAGCCCCCCAGTTACTGTCTCTAGGGACATGCTGAACCAGACTCCTCTGCTGGACAGTGCTCTGGAGGAGACCCTGAGGCTGGTGGCAGCCCCAATGCTGGTCAGAGCTGTCCTCGAGGACACCTCCCTGAGGACAAGCAGTGGGACAGAGTTCACCCTCCGCAGGGGGGACAGGGTGGCTCTGTTCCCACACATCTCCGTGCAGATGAACCCAGAAATCCACGAGGAGCCTCACAAATTTAAGTACGACCGTTTTGTAAACCCAGATGGcaccagaaaatatttctacagAAATGGGAAGAAGCTGAAATTTGTCAGCATGCCTTGGGGAGCAGGAGTTTCCACCTGTCCAGGGCGGTTTTTTGCCACTGCTGAAATGAAATTGTTTGTGTTCTTGATGCTGAGTCACTTTGACCTGGAGCTGGTcaatgaggaggaggagatccCAGCCATAGACGCCAGCCGCTGGGGATTCGGGACCATGCAACCTGTCCGCGACGTTCGGTTCAGATACCGGCCACGCTTTTAACCTGGGGTGTCCTGGTGGTGTCGTTTGTTCTGGTGTCACCTATGGCACAAATTGTCTGATCCTGTGGTTATCAGATCTGTGCAGTGCCACCACTGGTGTGATCTTGTTTGCTTAATGCTTATCATGGCTTTTGTTGTTACCTCCTCctcatgtgctgctgctgtgtgttgTGTTGGTTATGGGATAGAGGTTAATCTGCACAGAGAGACAAAATGtgctctgccccatcccagccccatccctactcccagccccatcccaggggCCATCAGCCCATTGAAAGCCAGGAGCGCAGGGTCAGATTGGCAGGTGGGAACCCAACTTCAGGGCTTCCAAGAAACAAGGGTTTTGCCCAGGTTCCTCCCAGGGCTGACCCAGCAGAGCATCAGCCCCATGGTCCCAGCATGACTCCCATGGAGATGTGTCATCAGAAACATCTCTTTATAACCACCTGAGATAAGGGGGATTGTGTCAAGGCAGGGGAGACATCCTATGGTGTGTAGAGGAAGAGCATTTTGGGACTGCACAGGACTTTAGAGTGTTTGGGGGAGGAATCAAAGGGGGGTAAAGGAGGGATTTAGGTCATTTGGGCAGGAAAATTGAGATGTAAGGGGATGAAAAGGGCTGGTTGGGTGCAAATAGGTGGCTGGTCCATAGACTTGTCTGGTCACACTCTGCACctgataatttattttccacatGAAGTACCATTGGCAGGATGGCATCAGCTTGTGGTGAACCTCTGAAAGGTCAGAGAGCAGCAAATATCCTCTCCAGAGATGTAAAAATTTCCTTGGGGGAATTTTGTCTTGTTTATGTTTCCCTTGGGATGAGGCCTCCAAAGAGAGCAACCTCAATCCCTTATGGACTACAGCCACTGTGATCTTATAGCCCTCAAACATATGTTTTATCTGCTGGATCAGTGCAGGATAAAACTTTGCTCTACAAGCTCTGCTTTGCTTTATTACTCTTCAACAATTAGGACTCCCACCACTTCCTTACAGAAGTTAAACCCAAGCCTCTCCTGCGTGGAGAACAGTGGATTGATTTTAATGCTGACACTAACCTTGAACTTTGGAGATTATTTGTGGTCGAGGAATGAAACTCAAACATTTTCATGTGTGTCCAAACATCAGATCTAGATTCTGCTTTGTCCTTCAAAGGGCAGAGTGATGTTGTAACTACATGTTAAGGGCAAACTATCCCAGCCTGCCAGACTGGTCATTAGCCCTGACCTCATGGTGGTGGTGGAAATTCAGGCAGAAACTATCAAGCAGTTGTGGCAGgaccaaagaaaacaaaaactacCTGTAAggcttggctgtgacagctgaTATTTCCATTAGGAATTCCAGCATCTTTTCACTCCTTCCATGCTCCATCTACAGCTCTCACCTATTTTTTTGTCATCCATGGGTTCACTCCTCTGAAGTCCTTCTCACATTCTGGTCAATGCAAGCTCCAAACCATGCCCAGGAATGTCTTGGGGTAGCTGGGCAGCTCGGAGCCATCATCACATCCTGACCAGGTGATGTTCTCCTTCAAAGCTCTAGGAAAAGGATTTTTCATGTGGATGTCTTGCATAGAAGTGGTTCCTAGCCAGTAGACAGTGTCTACAGGTTATCACAAAGAGGCCAGGTCAGAGTTGAGAGGTGAGGGGCATGTGGTGTTGCACAAATGtggattgggattggggaaGGGATGTAAAAGTAATAACAATGATTCAGCAGAAAAATCTGGCTTTATTTGCTCGTCAGAATGGTTTATTTAACCAAACAGTGTTGAGTCTATAAAAGAGCTCAGACATGCTCAAATGCATGCAAttgtgagaagcagaaaagacaaGAATTCATATATGGAAGAGCATGAAAGCTCCAAACGAGTTAATctttaattatgttttttatGTTTAGATAGGTTTTTCCCTGGCACTGACCTTTCCATCCCAAAGTGCACCAGCAAGAGCAAAGAACCAGCCTGTGCCAACAAAAACCTGACTGGATTTGTGAAAGAAGTTAAATTGGACAGGATCCAGAGTCTTGAAAGGTTTCCTGGGGGGGCAACCCTCATTGCAGTGTCTGTCTCATGTaactctcctctcctcccagaGAACTGAGCAGAGTCTGGCCCTAAGCCCTTGGGTTTCTCTCCTGTAGCACAGAGTGAAGACAGTATCACTTCAGCATTCCAAATTTTACAATCTTTTGAGTTGGTGCCTGCTCTccacagcacagggaaagctCCTCTGCTCTCAGTCACAATTCCTGCTCTGCATGCTCAGCAAGAGAAGGGAGTCATGATCTTTCAGGTTTGGAACAATATGGATTAAACTTGTTGGGAAAGAGCCTCACTTTTAGAATTGAACTGTAATGCATTAGGAACTGTTTTCCTGTTCTACTTCCTCTAagcacagccagacacagctcTGAGAAAGCCTCCTCTTACTGCTGCTCACTTGGAAAATTGAGAGACACATCAATCACTGCAGAGAAACTCAAAGGAACACTGAAGTTATGAGTACAAAGCAATGACACAGCCAACACCATCCTTTGCAGAGGTAAGCAGGGTCAAAGAGGAAGGTCAAAGAGGAACGTGACATTTCAGGattattaaaaagaatttaaacACTCAGCCTTTGCCAGGAACGCTGCTGCCACATCTCCAGGTAGAtgtgtccctgctccccagggaagaGCAGCTCAGCTTCAAAGTGGCAAAGTCTCTTAGTGGTACAAAATCTGCATGTTACAAGGTCACTCTTGGATTTGCTGCCTTCATGTCCAgtgtcccagttccccccatGAGTCACACATACACAGAAACAGCCCGTGGCAGGCAGGACACACGGATAAAACACTGTGGGGTCGGGCAGAGAGCAGCTTGGCAGGAGGGTTTGGTACCAAACACTCGGTgcaggagggcacagggatTCCCACCTGTCACCACATCCACGTCACTGTGCAATCATGAGGCCGTACTTGGAGCACAGCAGGCCTCTCTTCTTCTCCCGttccatgaggaaattcctCAGTTTGGTGGTGGGGAAGGTGACCAGTGCCTGCTGCCTGTTGTCCAGACCTGTCTCCTGGAGCCACGGGCTCTGGAGGCACTCGGAGGCTGACGGCCTTCCCCTAGGACAGACAAAGGTGAGTGGTCAGTCAGGGATCCGTGCTGTATGGGGAAGCTCCTTGCAAATGGAGAGAAGGGGCAATACCCAGGATGtggcccagctgtgctgctgggaggacAGAGAGCCTCTTACCAAGGGTTTGCACACAGAGTGCTCTGGAGGAAGGACACTGCTCCCCCGGAGAGACCTGCGTAGCACCGCGTCAGCTTCAGTTTTCCCCTCCTGGCTGTTCTCAGGAATTCACAGGGTGCATCCGAGCTGATGGGGTAGTTGGCACTCAACCTGCCCCAGGAGAAGAGGATTGAAAACATgaagctgcctccagctctggagctcaCAGCATgaggaggatgtggagctgttggagtgagtccagaggaggccaccaaggtTAGGAGAGGGATGGGGCACCTCTCCTTTGGGGAAAaactgagagaattgggattgttcatcctggagaaggcttcagggatACCTTAGAGCCCATTCCAGTACATAAaaggctccaagagagctggaggggGACTTTGGATAAGGGCATGTAGTACCAAGCCCTCCCCTAAGGATGAACAGTTTTAAattagaagaactttaaattagatattgggaagaaattcttccctgtgagggcactgaggccctggcacaggttacccatctatcccctccatcccccagcTTTCCATGGCATTGCCAAAGGAGGGGCACACCTGAGATTAACTCTCTGAAACTGTGATTTTAAAGCCAGTAACAGCACAGGGAGCAATCAGCTGACTCACATGATGAAAGCTGTGATTCCGACGGACCAAATATCAGTCTGGGGAAGGGCTCCTTGCTCTGTCAGCAGTTCTGGAGCTGGAAAAGTAAACTTGTGTGAGGCAAGCTCCCGTCCAACACACTGAGAGCAGCACAAAGGCAGTGAATACTTTTATGCTTTGCTGCCTTCCCAAGAAGGAAGAGGCAGCTCCCAGGACAGGGAGCTGGTTAAGGAGCTTCCACTTGGATGCTGATTGCAGTGAAACCATGAGAACCTCTGGGCAGATGGCAGCAGTGCTTTATCCCTGGATAAATGGACACATGGGTGCCAGCCAGGGTGGCATTGCTGTGAGCTCTGTTCCCTGtggtctgcagtgggacagctGTCACCACTCACTGCTCCCACAAACTCACACTttccctggagagcagcacctgGCAGGCTTTTCTTGCTGGGACCACCTGCTGCCTTGACCAATGTTTGTGtctttctgtttttcacagATTGCAGATAAGCCCCAAGTCGCTGTGACTGAGCTCTACTCACCCATAGTTTCCACATAGTCCGAGCATTTGTCCATGGTAATAAATTTGTCTGGTGTGTAGAACTGTGCGTTCCCAAAATCCAGGAGTTTCAGCAGGTTGGGCTCAGTGATGATCATGTTCTCAGACCTGAGGTCCAGGTGCAGGATGTTGTGTGCATGGAGGTACTCAGTGGCACTGAGGATCTGCCACAGGTAGTCTCGGACCTCCACCTCTGAGTACGACGTCCTGGTGAGAGAAAGGGGATAGAAAACACAGGTGTGCTGTCTGCATGCCCAGAAATGCCTTTCTACACCCACTATCACCCTCCCCTGGGTGTCAGATCCCATCAGACCCTTGAGAGTTAAGAAGAAACAACTCTAGTTTAGCAAATCAGCTTTGTGTGGAGAGGCTGGCCTGTCCTGTGAGTCAGGTTTACAGATGCAACAACAGGATGTTGTAGAGCTGAAAGAGAGAAAGCAGATTTGATGCCCAcaattccctcttttttttaatcacaggaTTTCAGCAGATCCATTTTGTACCACTGTGAGAAACACTGAATCTTCCTGACCCACAGTAACCTCCATGTCATGGTGTTGGGGTTAACAGGTGCTGGCATAAGGAAACCCTTCATGTATCA
This sequence is a window from Anomalospiza imberbis isolate Cuckoo-Finch-1a 21T00152 chromosome 1, ASM3175350v1, whole genome shotgun sequence. Protein-coding genes within it:
- the CYP8B1 gene encoding 7-alpha-hydroxycholest-4-en-3-one 12-alpha-hydroxylase, whose protein sequence is MVLWVILLCTLVSSLLGGLYVLGVFRRQRPNEPPLDKGTIPWLGYLLEFRKDSSEFLKRMQSKHGDVFTVLIGGYYFTFVMDPFCFGTIVKESRSKLDFRTSATQLVVQIFGYKPTEATHSIVHASSTKHLMGDGLTVLTQATMENFRKLLLFNLSSGEKRVWQEENLFQYCYNIVFRAGYLALYGSEPPRGAGNKEKAEEQDRLHSNQLFQEFRKYDRLFPHLAFALLPPKDKREAERLKRHFWNMLSVKKVWQKDNISDWISDQEQLLAENGVPRYMRDRFMFMLLWASQGNTGPTAFWLLLYLLKHPEALKAVRDEVDKVLRESGQEVKAGSPPVTVSRDMLNQTPLLDSALEETLRLVAAPMLVRAVLEDTSLRTSSGTEFTLRRGDRVALFPHISVQMNPEIHEEPHKFKYDRFVNPDGTRKYFYRNGKKLKFVSMPWGAGVSTCPGRFFATAEMKLFVFLMLSHFDLELVNEEEEIPAIDASRWGFGTMQPVRDVRFRYRPRF